A section of the Amphiura filiformis unplaced genomic scaffold, Afil_fr2py scaffold_311, whole genome shotgun sequence genome encodes:
- the LOC140145474 gene encoding uncharacterized protein, giving the protein MIFFTKVISLLATVAILSVPCRSTCTGILTSTTREFRVLSEKEVFPIHVWPPPSDKVTFKNFGPLASCSINPWPLALKQKTTMECNTTAAHTLIDGDITLKLNKPPYSDIYNACHEKGLCPIKKGDMVQLYATFDFHFNSDSYLGQTEFNITVTNNEDEVLASLNFLNVSFWTNF; this is encoded by the exons ATGATATTTTTCACCAAAGTGATTTCATTATTGGCAACCGTGGCGATCTTAAGTGTCCCATGTCGgagtacatgtacaggtatattGACTAGTACAACACGTGAATTCAGGGTACTCTCTGAGAAAGAAGTGTTTCCAATCCATGTGTGGCCTCCGCCTTCGGATAAAGTTACTTTCAAAAACTTTG GGCCTCTTGCAAGCTGTTCTATTAACCCGTGGCCTTTAGCCTTAAAACAGAAAACGACTATGGAATGTAACACTACTGCAG CTCACACATTAATTGACGGCGATATTACTCTGAAACTAAACAAGCCGCCATACAGCGATATCTATAACGCATGCCATGAAAAGGGACTTTGTCCGATAAAGAAAGGAG aTATGGTCCAATTGTACGCCACGTTTGACTTTCACTTCAACTCGGACTCATACTTG GGTCAAACTGAGTTCAACATAACCGTTACCAACAACGAGGACGAGGTTCTAGCTTCCCTGAACTTCTTAAATGTTTCTTTCTGGACAAACTTTTAA